The Procambarus clarkii isolate CNS0578487 chromosome 46, FALCON_Pclarkii_2.0, whole genome shotgun sequence genome includes a region encoding these proteins:
- the LOC138350629 gene encoding uncharacterized protein isoform X1 has protein sequence MAASSPVIQPEDVNRLRYGLAVTKAGRDALASVFMWSYRGTFPVVTYLTQDLGYINAQCRRDFDAHQRDKLEVSSDAATFDITLLYKLLQRVCGLAEMNDPTWTTPGPQGPSLEHLIYSLKQHRNTLAHDNVRMSEQDLTSTLTELSDLLAKMLAEAGVRCRTNSQDVDHVTRDATKYIGGLLAKVREPLDPSDVAHLPQLRQEIKMFKSHITEEVKQMSKQELTDGYKLLYQIVPAPCLLLNINYNPSLAFTRLRLLEDPIIGARPSHAAKGQHIDYKHVLSMRRENGRVPECVLLTGEGGMGKTTLLKLILEKWVEDPAAIRHLGTVDLVFYVQCRDTHLNTFEDLLRQLLPQTLRDSDPDFQLFKEIILSLNILVLIDGYDEVNDHSGRLVKELLHLPGKDVRLVITTRPGWDQHLSQLVPHTRPRCNILVLGITPERRVEFAERTIKVLVEEECQRSVITGRFTQRLEQMSQFLGEYLNTPLTLTLLALLCVEAPEEFNNLTTNTQVYEKIHDFITNKLVSRLTDKHVTEPKGKCDENVKKFLRFLEEISLRGIQRQEYDLWPETEAEIREKCDTLGLPQEEVLSNYFTRTSYRRGLNVVWVFGYFHARYQEYCASRRLVDLLLRAEQDRGDPASHRVSGESSIIIDLLVDVVVWVIGYFHARYQEYCASRGLVDLLLKAEQDQGDPASHCESGERSIIIDLLVEVVRKEKRSLRDHLRGSKFDISDVQQEFKERPRWQNILLSTTGVLCARGVEHKFITHIIDLCKMVTPETDELLKHVAESRRSEHVIQAVCEKLRTEQEWRIESVDSCVVLPLVLKKVTPKNIYLKINDTPQLMQCLSTLSVLAKMKITISLGLDYSLDSNEKSVIPKQCMERLTAPGSKCTLERFDGGLFEAAMPLLPPTLKTLRLRLTLHQLPVLIRHLPPLPHLQTLGISLDTTGYVVPDTLDATGYVDPDTLGSLLCQGMALDLTITRRLTDDDPAIDWCCHLAAQLCPPSREGYSFLLFHNTRLTSVGVERLLRGLHRRGVTGDILMFWNRDSEENKDYLQHFLFSLGASLNNFKSVLIL, from the exons ATGGCGGCCTCGAGTCCTGTTATCCAACCGGAAGATGTGAACAGACTGCGGTATGGACTGGCTGTGACTAAGGCAGGACGAGACGCGCTAGCAAGTGTGTTTATGTGGTCGTACCGGGGCACCTTCCCAGTAGTGACTTACCTCACTCAGGACTTGGGGTACATCAATGCTCAGTGCAGGCGTGACTTCGATGCTCACCAGAGGGATAAACTCGAAGTTTCCTCTGACGCGGCTACTTTTGACATCACCCTGTTGTATAAACTCCTGCaacgtgtgtgtggtctggctgagatgaatgaccccacgtggaccactccagggcctcagggaccatcacttgaacacCTCATTTACAGCCTGAAGCAACACCGAAACACGTTAGCCCATGATAATGTGAGAATGTCAGAGCAAGATCTTACGTCAACACTGACGGAGCTCAGTGACTTATTGGCTAAGATGCTGGCTGAGGCCGGCGTCCGGTGTAGGACAAACAGCCAggatgtggaccacgtgaccagagaTGCCACCAAGTATATTGGTGGTCTGCTAGCGAAGGTCAGAGAGCCGCTGGATCCCTCAGATGTGGCGCACTTGCCTCAGCTCCGCCAGGAGATTAAGATGTTCAAAAGCCACATCACAGAAGAGGTTAAGCAGATGAGCAAGCAGGAGCTAACTGACGGGTATAAACTGCTGTACCAGATTGTTCCCGCACCCTGTCTCCTCCTCAACATTAACTACAACCCAAGTCTTGCTTTTACACGACTACGACTCCTTGAAGATCCCATCATAGGGGCAAGACCCTCCCACGCTGCCAAGGGTCAGCATATAGATTATAAACACGTCTTGAGTATGAGACGAGAGAACGGAAGAGTCCCTGAGTGTGTCCTCCTGACGGGGGAAGGTGGTATGGGCAAGACAACTttactcaagctcatcctcgagaaGTGGGTAGAGGACCCTGCTGCCATACGTCACCTGGGCACTGTGGACCTCGTTTTCTATGTACAGTGCAGGGACACACATCTTAATACCTTCGAAGATCTACTCCGCCAGTTACTGCCTCAAACACTTCGTGATTCTGACCCTGACTTCCAGCTGTTTAAGGAGATAATCTTGAGCTTAAATATATTAGTCCTGATTGACGGCTACGACGAGGTCAACGACCATTCAGGAAGGCTGGTGAAGGAGCTGTTGCACCTGCCTGGCAAGGATGTGAGGTTGGTGATAACCACACGGCCGGGGTGGGACCAACACCTGTCACAGCTCgtcccacacaccagacctcgctgcaacatcctcgtcttgggcatcactccagaacgtcgcgtggagttcgccgagagaaccatcaaggtgctggtggaggaagagtgccaacggagtgtcatcacagggaggtttacccagcggctggagcagatgagtcagttcctgggtgagtacctcaacactccactcaccttgaccttgttggcgctgctgtgtgtcgaggctccagaagaatttaacaacctcaccacaaacACTCAAGTCTACGAGAAGATTCATGACTTCATAACCAACAAATTAGTGTCCAGACTCACAGACAAACACGTGACCGAACCCAAAGGAAAATGTGACGAAAATGTGAAAAAGTTTTTGAGGTTCTTAGAAGAGATTAGtttaagagggatccagaggcaggAGTACGACCTTTGGCCGGAGACAGAAGCGGAGATTAGGGagaagtgtgacactctgggactgccgcaggaggaggtcttgtccaactatttcacaagaaccagctaccgtcggggcctaaatgtggtgtgggtgtttggctattttcacgccaggtaccaggagtattgTGCCAGCAGGAGGCTGGTCGATCTCTTGTTGAGGGCTGAGCAAGACCGAGGTGATCCAGCATCACACCGTGTGTCAGGGGAAAGCTCTATAATCATTGACCTCTTGGTGGatgttgtggtgtgggtgattgGCTATTTTCACGCCAGATACCAGGAGTATTGTGCCAGCAGGGGGCTGGTCGATCTCTTGTTGAAGGCTGAGCAAGACCAAGGTGATCCAGCATcacactgtgagtcaggggaaagGTCTATAATCATTGATCTCTTGGTGGAAGTTGTACGTAAGGAAAAACGCTCCTTGAGAGATCACCTGAGAGGATCAAAGTTTGATATTAGCGATGTGCAACAAGAGTTTAAGGAGCGCCCCAGATGGCAGAACATTTTACTCAGCACTACTGGGGTGCTGTGTGCCCGGGGAGTAGAGCACAAGTTCATTACTCACATAATTGACCTGTGCAAGATGGTTACACCTGAGACTGACGAGCTGTTGAAGCATGTAGCAGAGTCCCGCAGGAGTGAGCACGTCATCCAAGCAGTGTGTGAGAAGCTGCGTACAGAACAAGAGTGGAGAATAGAGAGTGTTGACTCGTGTGTTGTCCTGCCGCTTGTTCTTAAGAAGGTGACACCTAAGAACATTTACCTAAAAATAAACGATACACCCCAACTAATGCAGTGTCTGTCTACACTGTCAGTGCTGGCAAAAATGAAGATAACCATATCCTTAGGTCTTGACTATAGTTTAGACAGCAACGAGAAAAGTGTTATACCAAAACAATGTATGGAGAGGCTGACAGCCCCCGGCAGTAAGTGTACCTTAGAGCGGTTTGATGGTGGCTTGTTTGAGGCAGCCATgcccctcctgcctcccaccctcAAGACCCTCCGCCtgcgcctcacactacaccaactgcccgtcctcatccgtCACCTGCCTCCCCTTCCTCACCTGCAGACTCTtg GCATTTCCCTGGACACCACGGGCTACGTGGTCCCGGACacactggacgccacgggctacgtggacccggacacactGGGCAGTCTGCTGTGCCAGGGAATGGCGCTAGACCTGACCATCACGCGGCGCCTCACTGATGACGACCCCGCCATAGACTGGTGCTGCCACCTGGCGGCTCAGCTGTGTCCTCCCTCAAGAGAAGGGTATAGTTTCCTGTTATTCCATAACACGCGTCTCACCA
- the LOC138350629 gene encoding uncharacterized protein isoform X2, producing MAASSPVIQPEDVNRLRYGLAVTKAGRDALASVFMWSYRGTFPVVTYLTQDLGYINAQCRRDFDAHQRDKLEVSSDAATFDITLLYKLLQRVCGLAEMNDPTWTTPGPQGPSLEHLIYSLKQHRNTLAHDNVRMSEQDLTSTLTELSDLLAKMLAEAGVRCRTNSQDVDHVTRDATKYIGGLLAKVREPLDPSDVAHLPQLRQEIKMFKSHITEEVKQMSKQELTDGYKLLYQIVPAPCLLLNINYNPSLAFTRLRLLEDPIIGARPSHAAKGQHIDYKHVLSMRRENGRVPECVLLTGEGGMGKTTLLKLILEKWVEDPAAIRHLGTVDLVFYVQCRDTHLNTFEDLLRQLLPQTLRDSDPDFQLFKEIILSLNILVLIDGYDEVNDHSGRLVKELLHLPGKDVRLVITTRPGWDQHLSQLVPHTRPRCNILVLGITPERRVEFAERTIKVLVEEECQRSVITGRFTQRLEQMSQFLGEYLNTPLTLTLLALLCVEAPEEFNNLTTNTQVYEKIHDFITNKLVSRLTDKHVTEPKGKCDENVKKFLRFLEEISLRGIQRQEYDLWPETEAEIREKCDTLGLPQEEVLSNYFTRTSYRRGLNVVWVFGYFHARYQEYCASRRLVDLLLRAEQDRGDPASHRVSGESSIIIDLLVDVVVWVIGYFHARYQEYCASRGLVDLLLKAEQDQGDPASHCESGERSIIIDLLVEVVRKEKRSLRDHLRGSKFDISDVQQEFKERPRWQNILLSTTGVLCARGVEHKFITHIIDLCKMVTPETDELLKHVAESRRSEHVIQAVCEKLRTEQEWRIESVDSCVVLPLVLKKVTPKNIYLKINDTPQLMQCLSTLSVLAKMKITISLGLDYSLDSNEKSVIPKQCMERLTAPGSKCTLERFDGGLFEAAMPLLPPTLKTLRLRLTLHQLPVLIRHLPPLPHLQTLGISLDTTGYVVPDTLDATGYVDPDTLGSLLCQGMALDLTITRRLTDDDPAIDWCCHLAAQLCPPSREGCGCGETPARTSPEGRHW from the exons ATGGCGGCCTCGAGTCCTGTTATCCAACCGGAAGATGTGAACAGACTGCGGTATGGACTGGCTGTGACTAAGGCAGGACGAGACGCGCTAGCAAGTGTGTTTATGTGGTCGTACCGGGGCACCTTCCCAGTAGTGACTTACCTCACTCAGGACTTGGGGTACATCAATGCTCAGTGCAGGCGTGACTTCGATGCTCACCAGAGGGATAAACTCGAAGTTTCCTCTGACGCGGCTACTTTTGACATCACCCTGTTGTATAAACTCCTGCaacgtgtgtgtggtctggctgagatgaatgaccccacgtggaccactccagggcctcagggaccatcacttgaacacCTCATTTACAGCCTGAAGCAACACCGAAACACGTTAGCCCATGATAATGTGAGAATGTCAGAGCAAGATCTTACGTCAACACTGACGGAGCTCAGTGACTTATTGGCTAAGATGCTGGCTGAGGCCGGCGTCCGGTGTAGGACAAACAGCCAggatgtggaccacgtgaccagagaTGCCACCAAGTATATTGGTGGTCTGCTAGCGAAGGTCAGAGAGCCGCTGGATCCCTCAGATGTGGCGCACTTGCCTCAGCTCCGCCAGGAGATTAAGATGTTCAAAAGCCACATCACAGAAGAGGTTAAGCAGATGAGCAAGCAGGAGCTAACTGACGGGTATAAACTGCTGTACCAGATTGTTCCCGCACCCTGTCTCCTCCTCAACATTAACTACAACCCAAGTCTTGCTTTTACACGACTACGACTCCTTGAAGATCCCATCATAGGGGCAAGACCCTCCCACGCTGCCAAGGGTCAGCATATAGATTATAAACACGTCTTGAGTATGAGACGAGAGAACGGAAGAGTCCCTGAGTGTGTCCTCCTGACGGGGGAAGGTGGTATGGGCAAGACAACTttactcaagctcatcctcgagaaGTGGGTAGAGGACCCTGCTGCCATACGTCACCTGGGCACTGTGGACCTCGTTTTCTATGTACAGTGCAGGGACACACATCTTAATACCTTCGAAGATCTACTCCGCCAGTTACTGCCTCAAACACTTCGTGATTCTGACCCTGACTTCCAGCTGTTTAAGGAGATAATCTTGAGCTTAAATATATTAGTCCTGATTGACGGCTACGACGAGGTCAACGACCATTCAGGAAGGCTGGTGAAGGAGCTGTTGCACCTGCCTGGCAAGGATGTGAGGTTGGTGATAACCACACGGCCGGGGTGGGACCAACACCTGTCACAGCTCgtcccacacaccagacctcgctgcaacatcctcgtcttgggcatcactccagaacgtcgcgtggagttcgccgagagaaccatcaaggtgctggtggaggaagagtgccaacggagtgtcatcacagggaggtttacccagcggctggagcagatgagtcagttcctgggtgagtacctcaacactccactcaccttgaccttgttggcgctgctgtgtgtcgaggctccagaagaatttaacaacctcaccacaaacACTCAAGTCTACGAGAAGATTCATGACTTCATAACCAACAAATTAGTGTCCAGACTCACAGACAAACACGTGACCGAACCCAAAGGAAAATGTGACGAAAATGTGAAAAAGTTTTTGAGGTTCTTAGAAGAGATTAGtttaagagggatccagaggcaggAGTACGACCTTTGGCCGGAGACAGAAGCGGAGATTAGGGagaagtgtgacactctgggactgccgcaggaggaggtcttgtccaactatttcacaagaaccagctaccgtcggggcctaaatgtggtgtgggtgtttggctattttcacgccaggtaccaggagtattgTGCCAGCAGGAGGCTGGTCGATCTCTTGTTGAGGGCTGAGCAAGACCGAGGTGATCCAGCATCACACCGTGTGTCAGGGGAAAGCTCTATAATCATTGACCTCTTGGTGGatgttgtggtgtgggtgattgGCTATTTTCACGCCAGATACCAGGAGTATTGTGCCAGCAGGGGGCTGGTCGATCTCTTGTTGAAGGCTGAGCAAGACCAAGGTGATCCAGCATcacactgtgagtcaggggaaagGTCTATAATCATTGATCTCTTGGTGGAAGTTGTACGTAAGGAAAAACGCTCCTTGAGAGATCACCTGAGAGGATCAAAGTTTGATATTAGCGATGTGCAACAAGAGTTTAAGGAGCGCCCCAGATGGCAGAACATTTTACTCAGCACTACTGGGGTGCTGTGTGCCCGGGGAGTAGAGCACAAGTTCATTACTCACATAATTGACCTGTGCAAGATGGTTACACCTGAGACTGACGAGCTGTTGAAGCATGTAGCAGAGTCCCGCAGGAGTGAGCACGTCATCCAAGCAGTGTGTGAGAAGCTGCGTACAGAACAAGAGTGGAGAATAGAGAGTGTTGACTCGTGTGTTGTCCTGCCGCTTGTTCTTAAGAAGGTGACACCTAAGAACATTTACCTAAAAATAAACGATACACCCCAACTAATGCAGTGTCTGTCTACACTGTCAGTGCTGGCAAAAATGAAGATAACCATATCCTTAGGTCTTGACTATAGTTTAGACAGCAACGAGAAAAGTGTTATACCAAAACAATGTATGGAGAGGCTGACAGCCCCCGGCAGTAAGTGTACCTTAGAGCGGTTTGATGGTGGCTTGTTTGAGGCAGCCATgcccctcctgcctcccaccctcAAGACCCTCCGCCtgcgcctcacactacaccaactgcccgtcctcatccgtCACCTGCCTCCCCTTCCTCACCTGCAGACTCTtg GCATTTCCCTGGACACCACGGGCTACGTGGTCCCGGACacactggacgccacgggctacgtggacccggacacactGGGCAGTCTGCTGTGCCAGGGAATGGCGCTAGACCTGACCATCACGCGGCGCCTCACTGATGACGACCCCGCCATAGACTGGTGCTGCCACCTGGCGGCTCAGCTGTGTCCTCCCTCAAGAGAAGG